Proteins co-encoded in one Daphnia carinata strain CSIRO-1 chromosome 3, CSIRO_AGI_Dcar_HiC_V3, whole genome shotgun sequence genomic window:
- the LOC130692949 gene encoding syntenin-1-like, with product MSLYPSLEDMEADKMIKAQIQECRKAVPAPSYGVHPPQSIGIQYENSILYPSLNDFMGMEITPEMLAANQVALFPSQTNTTVAISSHSAPSAPSFGMVAPLSGQSMGLARGQVTHGIRELVLCKGSDGKIGVRCQAISKGIFVSLVQSGSPAALAGLRFGDQILQINGENVAGYSMDKVHNIFKKAGVNSIRVAVRDRPFERSITLHKDSFSHVGFTFKEGCITSLVKESSAARNGLLTDHNLLEINGQNVVGLKDKEISRIMDGAGTCVTLTVMPKFLYEHMIKNMSSNLLKKSMDHSVPDL from the exons ATGTCGCTGTACCCGTCCCTCGAGGATATGGAGGCTGATAAAATGATTAAA gCCCAAATCCAGGAATGCCGTAAGGCTGTACCGGCCCCATCCTATGGTGTCCACCCCCCTCAGAGCATTGGAATACAGTATGAAAATTCTATTCTGTATCCTTCACTTAATGATTTCATGGGCATGGAAATCACTCCAGAAATGCTTGCTGCCAATCAAGTGGCTCTGTTTCCATCTCAAACA AACACAACAGTAGCTATCTCGAGCCATTCTGCACCTTCAGCCCCTTCGTTTGGAATGGTAGCCCCTCTATCAGGCCAGAGTATGGGACTAGCCCGTGGCCAAGTGACTCATGGAATTAGAGAATTAGTTCTGTGCAAAGGAAGTGATGGTAAAATAGGAGTTCGCTGTCAG GCTATTTCAAAGGGAATTTTTGTAAGCTTGGTACAATCTGGATCTCCTGCTGCTCTAGCTGGTTTGCGTTTCGGCGATCAAATTCTCCAGATCAATGGAGAAAACGTTGCAGGATATTCCATGGATAAAGTCCAcaatatctttaaaaaagcGGGAGTAAACAGTATTCGCGTCGCTGTCCGAGACAG gcCTTTCGAAAGGAGTATCACCTTACACAAAGATAGCTTTAGCCACGTAGGCTTTACGTTCAAGGAAGGATGCATCACTAGCTTGGTGAAGGAATCTTCTGCCGCTCGCAATGGCTTATTGACCGATCACAATCTACTCGAGATCAATGGCCAGAATGTTGTTGGACTAAAAGATAAGGAAATTAGTCGTATCATGGATGGTGCTGGAACGTGCGTTACTTTAACAGTCATGCCCAAGTTCCTCTATGAACACATGATTAAGAA CATGTCTAGCAATTTGCTGAAAAAATCGATGGATCATTCCGTACCGGACCTATAG